The sequence CCATCTGCCTGGGCGGGATGTACTGTACGGACGGCGAGAGCCTCAACACGCCGGTCGTGGCGGCGTCCACCCCGGCCGCCGCAGCCAACGCCCCCAACCTCATCTTCACCTACCCCAGCATGCTGGAGCCCGACAGCCCGTCGCCCTCCTCCGAGTCGTGCTCCAAGGCCcaccgccgcagcagcagcagcggcgatcAATCGTCCGACTCCCTCAACTCGCCCACCCTGCTGGCCCTGTGAGGAAGGTCCCAAAGACTGTGGCCCGAGGCGCATTCGGACCATCCGGGCCGAGCTGACGACGTGagccgtgcccccccccccccttcttcgcAGGGAGACCTCACAAGGGCTACGCTGCGTGTTGGACTTGTGTCATCGCTTTGCCATTTCAACTCTTACAGTGTCGACGTGTTTACGCAAGACTCTCCCTTGAAATCCGGCCCCGGGGACTTCAGATCCTAAACAAAATAAGTTcttcatatatgtatatatctataaaaatctattttttgaaGAAAGAATTAAAAGCCATGACCACTTGCACTCTGCCGAGACCAATCAACAGAAAGAGGTCACAACACGAAAGCAAATGAGCAAACACTTTATTTGAAGCTGTGTCCTGACCCCTCCCGCCATGGACCTTGACTTTAAGTGTATTTTGTGTGCTTTCCTCCGTCATCTGCCTGTAGAAAAGCATCATGGTCTTGGTTGTTCCAAATGGATGGCGCCTTTGTCAAAGCCATCTAGTTTGCCAATGTGACTTGACTACATTAATATTGGTGTGCTTCACCTCAGTGGTTCTGTACCTGATTTTTACAACATACTTTAAGACAAATGTgcgttgagtgtgtgtgtgtgtgtgtacgtgtgtgtgctctTTATAGTGATGCCGTCTTGAAAGAACGCAGGCTGTGTGATAGTCGTACCAAAGggataaaataaacaaacagggCCGCTGTTCAACatcaggaatttttttttttttttttcaaacatttcaaCGAGGACAACGTTTTTTCCACTGGCTCTCACGTTGGCCCTTTTTGCTCACattgtggggggaaaataaaaaagtcttACCTTTGTCAACACTGCCACTAAGGGCAGGTCAGGTTCGACCAAACCAAAAAGCATTGTATGACATTTCTAAtccgtttgtttttgtgtgagagagaaaaGGAGGCATTTTTTTTGCGCTAATATGAAAAAAAGCCACTGTGGTCTAAGCAGACTGTCACCAGCTGTCAATGATGTCAACCCTGTTTATACTGTGTTTGTAACAGCTGTCTTTTTAAAGGAAAaataacaaagaaagaaaaaacttgGTACTTGGTACCTTTGGCCTAAATGGCTTAAAACAATAACTAGATCATAAGAGTGTTTTGCAATACAGAAGGAATAATAATAAGACATCTAAACTGGGTTGAAACACAAACATGGGCCATTTTTTATGATGCCTTTTTGTAACAAAGATGTTGGTAATTGCACTGAGAAGGATAAAGCGGTCATAGTGGAAAGGCTTCAAACATTCCGAAAGAATTTTGTGGGTGTTAAAGGTTAAATGATCTTGCGCTGGATGCAGACAAATTGACATTTTAATATGATAACAATATGCTGCTACCTAGGTGGAAATTTTGCTTTTTCTCTTTTGGCAATAGAGTGTGGTTTCATGCAGATGCAAAAAGAAATCTCTGTTCCCGcgcgacaaaaaaaagaaaagaaatgataaCCAAAAAGAGATTCTGTGTAAGTCAAGATAGTTTGCAACTCCTTAACACACATAGGAAAGCCATTGACGTAAATCTTCTACTGTACATGTCATCTACTGTCTATTGCCTGTTTTCAACTACTATGACTTATTTTCCAAATGCtttaagtgttaaaaaaaaacaaaatccaaaaagaaaaaaacagcaatatgTAAATAGCTGTGTTtgttaatttaaaataaataaaaataaaatacatttccaaCTTGGATTTTGTGGGTTATTGTTATTAAGTTTGCATTCTTGATTATTTTCCAAATGCCTCTTTAAGACACTTTGGAGGCCAATGAGGAAAGTAACCGTGAAGAGAAGCTATTTGTGAGCTTTTGTCGCCACCCAGTGGCCAGAGTGTAATGCAGCACAAATACATAGCTCCTCCAGTCCAGGTGTTACCTGTTCGTATCTATTAGGGTCCATCATTTGGGGTGGGGCTATCAAACAAGTAGTGCACACAAGTCAAGGATGCCAAAGTGGAAAGATGAAAATGTTtgttgttggatgcatcaatcCATACAATTCATTGCAGCCATCCCCAGCATCAAATTTCCTTTTCCCAGCAGTCTTGCCACATGTGATTGTTCAAGGACGAGTCTTTTGTCACTATTGAGAAGGATCCGCCGAAAGACTGTTTCGTTGATGGTTCAATTCCTTCAATCGATGGAAACGACGGACACGGTGAGAAGGTAAGCTTGAGCTGACACAATGTGATCTGTAAGCTTTAATGCACTTATCAAATCAACAAACACTTTCAAGGCTGATTGGGAATGAAGAAAGCATGAAGAGAAGCTCCTCTGTCGCTACCCAGTGGTCAGAGTGTATAAGACAACCCAAATCAATTGAAACAGTTTGTTGCTTTAGGTGTATAAGatatgtttctaatattttctgTGCAATATTCAGGTTGACAAATTTAATACATCTTTTAAAAACCCTTACATCTAGAATAAATCGAGCTTTTACACAGGGAAAATAAAGTCCAGTCAATTTAAGGACCAGTGTCAACTAGTAGCTGCATAATGGAAGACCTCACAGGGGAAAAATCTCACATCATGTAGTTGGTAGAAAGTCCCTCTTCCCCCCAGTTTTActgagtagttggatgtcagtAATGGTGATGTCATGGCTCACAGCCTTGCACATGTCATAAATAGTCAACGCTGCGACGGAAACCGCAGTCAAAGCCTCCATCTCGACCCCGGTCCTGCCGGTGGTGCGGCACCACGCCGTGACCACCACAGCGTTGCGCCGCTGCTCCAGTTCCAGGCTGACCGAGGTGTGGTCTAACGGGAGCGGGTGGCAGAGCGGGATGAGGGCTGATGTCTGTTTGGAGCCCATGATGCCGGCCAACTGGGCGACCGCCAAGGCGTCGCCCTTTGCCAGCTGGTTTTTCTGCAGCAGCCCGAAGGCGACGGGGCTCAACAGGACGGTGGCGCGGGCCTGGGCCGCTCGGCGCGTCGGCGATTTACCGCCAACATCCACCATGCTTGCTCGGCCTTGAGCATCTGTGTGGGTCAGCTGGGCTTCCGGGGTGCCATCCAGGCGAGGGTCACCTGTCTCACTCGCCGACTGTGCGTGCTGGAGCTCTTGGCTGGGAGTGTGATATTGTTGAACGTTCTGTTGTGGACGGTTGACTGAGGCCTTCATTAGTAGGTGTCTGGGGAAGGGTCTAAGATTCTTTGTCTGGGGGTTGGAACTCACAGTGTGAGAATGGGAGGCAGTTTGGCCGCCGATAAAGTCAGACAAGTGCTGTTGTACTTGGATAAAGGCTGCTCGCTGTTTCTTCTCATTGAAACGGACATTTATGCCTTTTGTTGAACAGCAGTTAGCGTCCGCCTGTATGTtgcctggaaaaaagaaaaaaaaaaaaaaaaggggtcatTTAAAGATAACCTTCAGCTAATGTTGTGAGTGGACATTGAGGCGTTGATTCAAAGGTGCGAAAGAAAATCGAGAGTCGACGACAGACTAGTGTGCGTTTGTACGTACAGCTGCCGTCTCACCCACCGATGAGGATCATAGGTCGGTTCTTCATTTGGGAGATATTGAACATGCCTGAAAAGCAGTCCCTCTCTTAACACCAACGACCACACAAGAGCAGAAGTGAAAAAGACAAGATCTTACCAGCATGTTGTTTCTTCTTCCTGCCCACAGCAGCGCCGATGATTTGCAGCAACTCTTCATCGGACGCTCCGGAGCGCAAAACATCTCTTAGGGACACTTCCGAGTTACCGAACAGACACACCTGTGGACACGTAGCATTAAAGCATTTGTAGAGTACGAGCATCCCCAGGCTTTTTACCTTGAGGTTGCCATCTGCGGTGATGCGTAAGCGGTTACACGAGCCGCAGAAATGCTCCGACATGGAGGTGATGAAGCCGAGCTGTCCTTTAAAGCCGGGCACTTTGAATGTCTGTTGGAACACCGCGGAGAAAGAGGATGTCGTGACGAAGCAAAACAATTTTTGGGGGTTTCATAATATATGAAGTCAATTATATATACATGATATAAAAGATAAGctgaaaatgatgatgatgacctttGCCGTGTCTGAGTGTCCGGTTGGAAGCGTTTCTAGGTTGGGCCATTGCTGCTTAATATGATCCAACATCTCCTGGTAGCTCACCATCTTTTTAAAGTTCCATTTGTTGCCTGCAAACAGAAGAAGATGCGCCAGATTTAGGcaaagaacatttttgactCTTTTAAAAAATTGCAATTCTATCCACTCTACATGTCAGTGATTGCTCGGTCAATTAAGACATGATAGCCGATGGCAAAATGTAGGTGAAATGCAAAATATCAGCCGGTCCACTAACCATCAAATGGCATGTATTCGATGAAGCGCACTTCCAAAGGCTTCTTCTCTGTCAAAGCAACAAAATCAAGCAGCTCGTCTTCGTTCAGGCCTCGCATGACCACGCAGTTGACCTAAAGCAGGTTGCACATCACAACAAACGGCACTCAGGTGTCCATCcaaaactttttgtttttcgacTGCCGACGAATGAAATAGCTGAAATTGCATATTCTCCACGGGCGAGACGGGAAGCGAGTCATAGCGTCCGTTGTGTCACATGCGACCACGCGCACAGTAAATGACAAGTAGACAATAGCGAGGGCCCTTATAAAAGAGCCATTGTTATTTTGCCTTATTGAATAGTAgaccaaatgtgttttttcattttaaaaattagAGATGATAGAGGAAAACCTctggtgcacacactcattCTTTTGTCCTTTAATCCAAAGTTTGGGTCACAGCCACCTTCATCAGGCCCGCCAATgacagtttcattttttttttcaggctgaGGAAGGTCATTGTGACTCAAAAGTGTTGGACGAAAGAGTGAGATAGTGTGCAGGAGTTTTCCCTTTGAAAGATGACAGCCcggtaaaatataataataaataaaaagaaaatatgaccTTATCCAATTTCAGACTAGCAGacctcctcacaccttttttgtTGTTCTGTTTTCCCTCTATTTCTTTTCAAACCTTGTTCTGTCTGACTGCATttgaaagggaaaaagaaaaatgacaaaacaccTTGACTGGGTCGTAGCCCATTTCAATGGCCTTAGCAATGCCTTCCATGACCTTGTGGAAACCTGTGAAAAAAGAAGGGCAAAGTTTAACATCAGGAGACATTTATCCGTCTTAACGCAGTCTGTTCACTTTTCAAGGATTAGAAAAAGGAAGCAAAATGCTTCCGTTGCCAGAACTTTCTCTCTTCCTTATTTCTCCATCTCGGTTGCTCCATCTGTGCATTCCATCCGTACGCCCACGACACAGAGCGGCGCCTGCTGTCAAAGTGAAACTGATCCACATCAGCCTTATAGGTTCATAAAGTGGATTTCAACATAGTTGGAgccaaaaaaaaattgagaaatgTAGCAGGAGAGCCCTCGTGTCAAATGGCCCATGTACTATTTGAAACCGCACTCGTCTCGTATTTAACTTCAAAGTGCAAGCGGACCTTTTCGCCTGACGATGAATTCAAACTTGGCGGGTACGAGTGAATCCAAACTGATGTTGATCAGGTCCAGGCCCGCATCTTTGAGTCGAGGCAAGAGTTTGGCCAGGTTCATGCCATTTGTTGTCACCGCGATGGTCTTCAGACCTTCCAATTTTCTCAACTCAGCTGTACAGATgaggaaaaaatcaaataatatcAAAAAAGAAGTGCATGGTTAATCACAAAATGAGTCTCTACCCTCAAGACTTCTCCATTTATTTGTCATAAAGTGTTACCAATGATATCCAGCACATCAGGTCTGATGAGCGGCTCTCCTCCAGTGAGACGAATCTTCTCCACGCCCTCTTTGACAAAGAGGCGAGCGAGCGTCAGTACTTCTGCAGTGGACAGAAGCTGACCTCGTGGTGTAAGTTTCACACCCTCCTCTGGCATGCAGTACTGACCTGAAAAGGATCGAGAAGATGTCTTTTGTCTGAGTTGTCTTGTAAATGTAAATTTGGGCAAGCTCCAGGCTGGCAGGTAGACTTACAGCGCAGGTTGCATTTCTCAGTCAGGGAGATACGCAAGTAATTGTGTCTCCGGCCAAAGTTGTCCGTCAAGAACGATGAGAAGGGAATGTTGTTCTCCCCAAGCTTCTCCTAAAGAAAAGTCATTTGACAAGTCGTAAATAAATAGTACATGTACAAATGGTTCATGCTGCTTTCCAAACGGAAATTGCCCATTGCGTTTACGACGGCTggctgaagaaaaaaagctGGCTAATCATTTGGAACTGGCGCTCCCGAGGAAGTCACATTGCATAAGGGGATGGACTCGTGAGCCTTGCCTGCCAATAATTATGTACAGTCGCTTTGTAAAGTCAAACACAAGACTTGTCGTTTAGTTATGCATTCGCCGACTGTCAAGGCAATTCCACTTTTGTTTGTAAAGACAAAACAACAAATCCTATTTTAAATGAGTAGTTATACAAAGAACGGCAGCTAAATCAACATCATATTAACTTTTAAGTGTGTAAATGCTGagttcattatttttattgcctTCAAATTTGACTTTCTGACtacacagcattaaaaaaagaaaattaagttAAAATTAAATTGTGGTCATACAAATTAAAAGTTGATGTATTCTAGTAATTCCATTCAAAACAGTGAAACATGTACACTATTCATTCATTACacgcttattttatttatttatttatttatttatttttattctaatgATTATAACTTAACGGAAATCACAATTTCGGTTTTCTCTGGGAATAAATTCATATTACATAAgactcatttaaaaaatgatcattttcaaGATAAAACTGTTGTAAAACGACATTAAATAACCTCACTTAAAGTATTTATAGCGATCATTAACGACACCTTTGTACTGGTTTAATAGGCCATAATGCACCATCTATCTCAAATGGTGCAACTATTCCAGAAAATTAAatatgcataataataatatgattaCCTGTCTTGTCAAAGTTTTTGCAGATGTTTTAAAGTCAGGGGAAGAAGCTATTGTGGAATTAAGTTCGCTTTTGTAAGTCGCACTAGAGAAAGGTCTTCCGGTAGCTCCGATCAAGAGTTTTCTGACACTCCTGCGTGTGTCTTGTAAGGCAAAACGCAGGGTCGACGCCATGGCGTTATCTTTCTGCTGTTTCCATGTGTTGACAGAACTCTGAAGTGAAAGTCTCCCTCCAGCAGATAGATAAACAAGCCAGGACGGAAGAGCAAAGGTCGTCCGTCATATTGGGGAGCCAATGGGAGCACGTGACGTCACGAACGCTTGCACCCTGGGAACTGTAGTCCATCTCGGAGTGAACCGTCACTGTAGTGCACAGAACGTGTTTGACAGAAGATGATGGTCCAGAATTTAGGCTCTAGATTTTTTTAAGGACTCTGTCTGAATAGGACTAAAGGGGAGAGATCGTCCCAACAAACGTAAAATGGAAGTTTATGCTTatgtccactagatggcagtagaTCATTTAGTTTTCAGCACTTGCAGGATTTTCATCTCCATTATTCTTTATCTCTTCATGTATCTTTGCATGTCACACATGAAGTGCATCATTTGGCCGCCACCCAAAGATCACACATGGCAAGCAGCACAAAGGTTGTCTGAGTCATTGGACTGACATTGCTAATGACCCCATAGGGACATAGCAATTTAAAGCTGCTTgtaatttgggggggggggtctaaatAATAGACTCACAAGGGTCCCTCAAAGAAAAAAGGTCAATTCAAGTTGGAACGCAAAAGTGGATCATTCAGTTAACACATCAtgggctttgtttttgttgacttcGAAACATGCAACTGGGGGCGTAAAACTGGTgggtcttcattttcatgctggTGCAAGCTTGGTTTTGCATATTTGGGAGTTTAGTAGCCCACGCTGCACCATGCAGTGCGCTTTGGCAACAATGGTGCCGTTTTGTTTGACTCAACCCGGCACACGATAACCTGATGGTTGGAAGTAGAATAAACCTTTGACCAGCTGGGAGCTGACTTAAGTTATGACACGTGGTTTTAGTCAAATTGCTCGAGGAGCAGGCAGACGGATTTGGGGGTCTGCCGTGAAAATAGAGTTGATCATTCTGATTGACGAATATTTAACATAAACATATTGGATATTTTTGCACCACTGTGGGTGTCTTTCAAACATTTGCTCCATCTTTTTGCAGATCTGCTTTATTTTTGCTGAGAAGTCCCACAATCCCTGTGGTGCTGGCATCAGTGGGCCTCTCCTGGTAAGCAGGTGGCGCATGTCTGGGAGGCTGTTTTGCCGTTAGTCATCAACATTTGTCATTCCATTCGGGTTGCATCGAGCCTTCTCCCTTTTTCTCTGCGCGGTGGTGGTCATTTTTATCTTCCCTCGCTATATTTGAAAGATAGTTTGGATGTGTGGACAGACAGAATGGAGCATTTATAACAGAAAGGAGTAGTAgtattttttttgggtgaagtTCTTTATCTTGAATTATATATAATGTGTTCAGATTTAATCCAGAGAGCACTCACGTGTACAActtaaaatagataaaaaaaaacaattgagcaACCTTTTTGTGATCATGCAAAACGTAACATTTGGCAAGAGTTGTCAATATATGTCACATGGCAGACCGGTGTGTGGAggagcggtatagaaaatgtataTATTGACCTTTTAAATAAATGCAGCTTCATCTGCTATGAATTCGACCTTTACATTCTTTCTAAAGTACTTCCACTTTCCCAGAATCCTGGGTGGGCTATCTATGCTTATTATAATAAACCCAGCAGGCAAAAACACATAGTGGTTCTTTGACTTCAAGCACTGTTGGGGCACATGCTCCAGCTCAAGGACATAAGGTCACCATGCAAATGTCTGGCCTAATCCTCAAACTGTAATCAATTCTCCACCAGTGTGTGTTATTCACTGGGGACAGCTCACAAAGAAAAAGTGCAACAAAACGAGAGAGGAGGGCAGCAAGCGTCATAAAATTGAACAGGCCTCTGTGGCATTGTCCTTGTGAATAAATAACCATCTCACTCCATGCTGTATATTGCGCACTTCCCTCAATAGATGCTGGAGGAATTCACAAACAGTAGCATGCATGAGTGTGTGGAATCAGCTCACTTGTCAGCCATCTTTTGAAACTTTCTTGTGGCCAgttagcagattttttttttttaaataattgtggACTGTACAAGAAGTAAATTCAAAGTAACAAATGAAGAATGGCAGGAAACGGTTGTCAAATGTGATGTACTTAAGGCTGACatttaaatgtcacattttttccccccgtttttttaaaaaagacatGATTTGATGAAACTTGAAAATGGATTTCACTCATTTTAAGACATCTCGGAACACTCCGTTTCACTTGATGAATAGCTTGCCTCCATGGACTTGGCTTTCCACCTGAGCAAAGTTGTTTGCAAGCCATAATAGGTGAGGCAGTACCTATTGACCTTTGTGCTGACCCCTTGGCAagttgttccctcagtcatggtCTGCTCCCGTTTAAAAGGAACTATTATTAACTTCCGCACATGGAGGTGAGCCACTTTCTAGTTCTCCGAGATGAATGAAAAGGTAGAATGAATAATTCAAGTTTATCTTCTGGATTTGTAACCGAACTCTCTTTGGAGACTAAACTcaaagctgcacttggttgcgcAGTTTggaggaaatgtttttgttgcactATGAATAAATCATGAAAGCAAAGGAAAACTGGAATTCTAAAGATCCCCAGCATCAGCCAGCATCCTTTGACCAGTTGCCCTTCATATTTAAGTTGTAAGCCCTGGCTAATTAGAATGCAAAGACATGCTGAGAATGCAGTTATGGAAATATTTGTAAGCCATTTTGCCTTTTAATTTGGCTTTTGCACGTTTTCCCACCAGGGCTTAATGCAGACGAGGCTCATTAGAATGCTGAAATGCCTTTTAACTATTGTATGACCTTGCCTTGTCCGTTTAGGACCGTGATCAGCTCCTTAAGTCGTGAGCATCGGACAAATAGAATACTTACTGTTATTATGGCAAAATGACTTTGCAAAACTTGGCAACTTAGCAACTCTGCAAACAAGCACAAAGTGACACGACAGTTTGGATCATTGAcatggtaagcagagctgcattcTTTTGGCATAAAGTTCTGACGCGCTCACAAACTTCAGCAGCTTCGTGAAAAAGTGCTGATTCaaagaaacaaaatcaaatgtacTCCCCACTGGCGTATGGTACGGAGGGCAAGTTGAGCAGTGACTCATTTCCAGGAGTCTAGAGGAGTACTTCAAACAGGATAAGTTTGCTGCGGCGAAAATCTTGCAGCAATTACCCGACCCGAGGATCAAACACATAGAGCTGGTAATTAGAAAAAATGGTATAGTATCGTTCCCCAGGTATACGCCTGGTCGTCATATTATTGATCGTTTTTTTACCTATGGAAAACCTTTCTGCCGAATTTGTTTTATCTGAGGCGTTGACATTTCTTGTACAGCTTACAACCATGAACCATGCAGCCAGTGACATTTTAaagaggggtaaaaaaaaaaaaagggagaaaatGAAGTCCTCTCAACCATGTGATTGACTTTCCCCTCATGTCCTTGGCGCTTTCCCTAAAAACTATCTTTAATAGTCACGCGGCACAGAACAGCTTAACTATGGAGGTAATACATCATTGTGAGTATTGCTTCTTAACCCCGAGATTTTGATTTTCAACTTTGACCTTCGCCAAGCCTGCCATAAAGCAAGTTCTTCAGACGGCTATCCAGCCAGCTGGGGCCTTTGCAGAAAGATCACGCAGTAAGTGCTTTGCAAAAGTCAATGAGGGAAACATGACGAGTGCCCAGTTGGAGAATAACCACGCTGTGACTAAATGGGGGGGGATACAATGCAATGACTTGGAGGGCGGGGCCGAGTGCTCGCTCTGCATGGAAAAATGGGGATGTTTGAAATGTCACCTTTCTGCTGCTCTCACAAAGCTTTTCTCCACGTCGATAATTGCGCTTGCTGTTTCTAATACTCGTGGAAGAAAAGTCACTTGTCTGAGACTCTTTTTGTAGCGTTTTATTCCGCACTAGTACATTGAAACCCCGATTCATCCCAAAGTTTGACAAGTGCTGTGTTTTCATCACGACCACAGAAAGGTGGTGATGAGATGGACATGGCTACCAGGAGGAATTTTCAAACACGCAAATTGAATGATGCCTTTCAACCTCCTGAGTCATAACTTTTATTTGCCATTTCTGaaggtgaaatgaaaaaaaaaagtgtttgacaGAATGTACCCATTTTTATTCTTGATTTTAAAATTGATATCTTGTCGCTGCATTTTCTTCTCAGGCTTGCTGGAAGTTTATTGCTgactttggggggaaaaaagcaaatTACATAGTGGACTGCTTGCCACTCACACTTTCCTTCCTGCGGGGACTGGGCGGTAATTGAAGCCACGCTGCCAGCACAGAGGTCAGGTAAGTGAACCATTGTACCGTCCGTGTCCTGACTTCACCATTCCATCATGTATTATTGCATCCATTTCCATTTTTGCTTCATGCATCTCAACCCTGTACTATATTTTCATTGGGAGGCTTTCAGCATTTGTACATTTATGTTTCAGGTCATTTGTGGTTGTGTCGAAGTGCGCTTGAgcgtgttttgtttgtttttgctttgggTTCAAATTTGCATTAGAACATTTGTGAGGCATGTTCTTCCTACGCATATGTGCATTTTCTctattttgtaaaaaataaaataataacattTGCTGAATATGGGCTCTCTGACTAATCAGTTGAAAATGTACTTCAATACGGCACAACACTAAATAGGACAAGCAAGATAGAAATAAAAAGAATGAATCTGAATAATTGTGGATTCATATTGTTCCCGGTAGGCTTATTTCCTATTCCCAGGTCTACTTCAACATCACCTCTAAATATCTGCAATGACTCATTTTCCCCTCTGTCAACTTTATCAAAGAGAAAATAAGAGCGCATTCAATGTGGGAGTCCATTTTAAAAGCGAGATTTGGTTGAGACAGAATAATGGTAGCACAAGACTGGTGCCATGACAACCGGGGACTAATGCGGCTCAGAGAATATGATAAAAGTGAGATAGGTTGGTGAAAAAATTCAGATGAATACTTTGCTGGTGACATTCTGGGTTTGCAGATGATTCTCGCTACATTCTGGCATTGCTTTCTTtggattttatttgcatttattgGCAGGCAGGTTGCACATTGCTATGCCGTGAGAAGGTCTGACATCTGGGATGTAACTGCCACCTTGTATTTGTCACAGAATCGAGACTAGAAGAATAGATTTGCACGGAATTTTTTTGCAAGGCATTTTTAAAAGACTGTCGTTAGCTTTCTGACACTTTCCCCAAATGATTCAGCATAGAATTCTGCAGAAAGTCAAAATGACCTCTGtgtcatttgtttggatttcCTTTCCACTGTCTCTTTGCGCTCCTCATGAGTGTGTGTCGATAGCTGGTAATGAAAGAaagttgtggggggggggggggggactaatgCGCCATTGACGGAACGTAAAAacgaaaaacattttaaagtgtgaTAAAAGTCTTCAAACTCTTCAGCCCACCCAGTTCCATCAGTGGGGACTAGTTATCGGTATTTACCTTTCCACCCAGGCCTCCGCCTACTCACACACATGCTCTGGACTTTGAGAATCGTGGGAAAAGTCTCCCCGTCGAATCTCTTATTGACATGTTTGCTTGCAGGTTGGCATTGATCAAATGCGGATGTACTTTGTGGT is a genomic window of Syngnathus typhle isolate RoL2023-S1 ecotype Sweden linkage group LG16, RoL_Styp_1.0, whole genome shotgun sequence containing:
- the mocs1 gene encoding molybdenum cofactor biosynthesis protein 1 isoform X1, which translates into the protein MASTLRFALQDTRRSVRKLLIGATGRPFSSATYKSELNSTIASSPDFKTSAKTLTRQEKLGENNIPFSSFLTDNFGRRHNYLRISLTEKCNLRCQYCMPEEGVKLTPRGQLLSTAEVLTLARLFVKEGVEKIRLTGGEPLIRPDVLDIIAELRKLEGLKTIAVTTNGMNLAKLLPRLKDAGLDLINISLDSLVPAKFEFIVRRKGFHKVMEGIAKAIEMGYDPVKVNCVVMRGLNEDELLDFVALTEKKPLEVRFIEYMPFDGNKWNFKKMVSYQEMLDHIKQQWPNLETLPTGHSDTAKTFKVPGFKGQLGFITSMSEHFCGSCNRLRITADGNLKVCLFGNSEVSLRDVLRSGASDEELLQIIGAAVGRKKKQHAGMFNISQMKNRPMILIGNIQADANCCSTKGINVRFNEKKQRAAFIQVQQHLSDFIGGQTASHSHTVSSNPQTKNLRPFPRHLLMKASVNRPQQNVQQYHTPSQELQHAQSASETGDPRLDGTPEAQLTHTDAQGRASMVDVGGKSPTRRAAQARATVLLSPVAFGLLQKNQLAKGDALAVAQLAGIMGSKQTSALIPLCHPLPLDHTSVSLELEQRRNAVVVTAWCRTTGRTGVEMEALTAVSVAALTIYDMCKAVSHDITITDIQLLSKTGGKRDFLPTT
- the mocs1 gene encoding molybdenum cofactor biosynthesis protein 1 isoform X3 — its product is MASTLRFALQDTRRSVRKLLIGATGRPFSSATYKSELNSTIASSPDFKTSAKTLTRQEKLGENNIPFSSFLTDNFGRRHNYLRISLTEKCNLRCQYCMPEEGVKLTPRGQLLSTAEVLTLARLFVKEGVEKIRLTGGEPLIRPDVLDIIAELRKLEGLKTIAVTTNGMNLAKLLPRLKDAGLDLINISLDSLVPAKFEFIVRRKGFHKVMEGIAKAIEMGYDPVKVNCVVMRGLNEDELLDFVALTEKKPLEVRFIEYMPFDGNKWNFKKMVSYQEMLDHIKQQWPNLETLPTGHSDTAKTFKVPGFKGQLGFITSMSEHFCGSCNRLRITADGNLKVCLFGNSEVSLRDVLRSGASDEELLQIIGAAVGRKKKQHAGMFNISQMKNRPMILIGG
- the mocs1 gene encoding molybdenum cofactor biosynthesis protein 1 isoform X2 → MASTLRFALQDTRRSVRKLLIGATGRPFSSATYKSELNSTIASSPDFKTSAKTLTRQEKLGENNIPFSSFLTDNFGRRHNYLRISLTEKCNLRCQYCMPEEGVKLTPRGQLLSTAEVLTLARLFVKEGVEKIRLTGGEPLIRPDVLDIIAELRKLEGLKTIAVTTNGMNLAKLLPRLKDAGLDLINISLDSLVPAKFEFIVRRKGFHKVMEGIAKAIEMGYDPVKVNCVVMRGLNEDELLDFVALTEKKPLEVRFIEYMPFDGNKWNFKKMVSYQEMLDHIKQQWPNLETLPTGHSDTAKTFKVPGFKGQLGFITSMSEHFCGSCNRLRITADGNLKVCLFGNSEVSLRDVLRSGASDEELLQIIGAAVGRKKKQHAGNIQADANCCSTKGINVRFNEKKQRAAFIQVQQHLSDFIGGQTASHSHTVSSNPQTKNLRPFPRHLLMKASVNRPQQNVQQYHTPSQELQHAQSASETGDPRLDGTPEAQLTHTDAQGRASMVDVGGKSPTRRAAQARATVLLSPVAFGLLQKNQLAKGDALAVAQLAGIMGSKQTSALIPLCHPLPLDHTSVSLELEQRRNAVVVTAWCRTTGRTGVEMEALTAVSVAALTIYDMCKAVSHDITITDIQLLSKTGGKRDFLPTT